The Natrinema pellirubrum DSM 15624 region ACCTCGAACCCGCCCGTCCGGCCCTTGATCTCCGTCGCCGGGCGACCTGTCTCGTACTCGACGCCGAGTTCCCGGCCGAGGTCCGTGACCCCGTCGACGACCGCGCCGATCCCGCCCTCGGGGTACCAGACGCCGAGGTTGAAATCGACGTGGCTCATCAGGTTGTACAGCGCCGGCGTGTTCGTCGGCGAGCCGCCGAGGAAGACGAGCGTGTACTGCATGATCTGCTGGAGCTTCGGGTGGTCGAAGTAGCCCTCGACGTGGCCCTGCATCGAACCCAGCAGGGAGAGGCCGCGCGCCTGTCGGGCGACGTCGAGATCGAGGTAGTCCCGCAGCCGCGGCCGGTCCTCGTAGACGAAGTGTTCCATCCCGACCTCGTAGTTCTCCTTGGACTTCTCGAGGTAGCGTTCCAGAGCCTCGCCCGCCCCCTGTTCGTACTCCTCGAAGACGGCTTTCGTCCGCTCCAAGTCCGGCGTGACGTCGACCCGGTCGCCGTCCTTGAAGAAGATCCGGTAGTGTGGATCGAGGTGTTCGAGGTCGTAATAGTCACTCGGGGTCCGGCCGAACTCGGCGAAAAAGCGCTCGAAGACGTCGGGCATCAGATACCACGAGGGCCCCATATCGAACCGGAACCCGTCTTTCTCCAGCCGGCTTGCCCGGCCGCCGAGCTGTTCGTTCTTTTCGATGACGCGTACGTCGGCACCCGCATCGGCGAGATAACAGGCCGTCGAGAGCCCACCGATCCCGCTCCCGATCACGACGACCGACTCACCGGCCAGCGATTGCATAGTCGACATGAGTAGCTGACCCGTGTTAAACGTGGTTCACACATAGGTAGGGAACCCGACCCGTTATCAGGGAGGGTGAGCGATGGACGGCTTCCGTCCGCCGGCAGCCGTGCGTTCCCCGGGGATTCCTGTGTCCGGCTCGCGTAGCGGACGTATGGACGGAACGACAGCCGTCGTGACCGGCGGCACGCGCGGCATCGGCCGTGCCGTCGCCGAAGCGTTCGCGACCGAGGGAGCGACCGTCGTCATCGGCGCTCGAGACGCCGACGACGTCGCGGCGACCATCGACGACCTCGAGCGGGCGGGCGGGACCGCCGACGGGCACCGGACCGATGTCCGGGACGAGTACGACGTGGAGCGGCTGACCGAGACCGCCGCGCGAGCGGGCTCGGAGGGCGGGATCGACGTCGTCGTTCCCGCGGCGGGGGTCTATCACGGCGAACCGGGGCAGACGCCGATGGACGACGAGTCGTACTCGGCGTTCGACGACCACTGGCGGACGAACGGGCGCGGCGCGTACGCGACGATCCGCGAGTCGCTACCCCATCTGAACGACGGCGCGCGGGCCCTCGTCCCGACGGGTGCGGTCGCTCGAGACGGGGACGCGGGCTATGGCTCCTACGCCATCTCGAAGGCGACGGCGGAGGCGGTGGCTCGCGGGTTCGCCGCGGACACCGAGTACGTCGTCGGCTGTCTGGATCCCGGTACCGTCGCGACGGACCTCTCGGGCGGGACCGGTCGCGATCCGGAATCCGTCGCGCCGATGTTCGTCTGGGCGGCGACCGAGGCCGAACCGGAGACTATCGATGGGGAGATCGTCGGACTCCGGGAGTGGAAGGGCGCGACGCGGTGACACGGTGTGTCGGTTGGCGGTTCGGGGTCGTCCGGGCCTCGAGGCCGGCACGAGGGACGGACTCATCCCGACCGTCCGTGAGTCCCTCGAGCGACACGTCCGGACGTGGGCGGATCGGTACGTCGAAATGCGCGTCGAGGCACGGACCGACGGTCGAACGTAACGGCGTTCGCCGTCCGGTAGATCAGTTTCGCCGCGACACGCGTCGACCGCGAGCGATCGGACCGCGACGAACAGTTATGCTACCTCGTGACATACTGTGCCACGGGGAACGACAATGCAAGCAATCGCGACGAAAGCGGTCACCTGTCCGCACTGCGGAGAGAGCGCGACGATCTCCCTTCCACGTGAGGAGGTCGATGTGAAGGTACGGCAGTCGGTCGCGGCGTTTGGCGACCACACGACGGTTACCTGTTCGGACGGCCACACCTACTGGGTGTACTTCTGTTAACACAGTCGGCCTCGTCGTCCGATTTTTCACGGCTCGAGCGGGCGCTGTTGCTAGGGAGGTCGTCGTCTCGAGAGAAAGCTAGTAGTTGTCGGACCCGGTCGCGTGGTTCAATCGATGTGGCCTTCGCGACGCAGTTGATCCGCGTCCTGGCCGGTGTAGCGCCACTCGATCGTGGCTTTCTCGTCCTGCCAGTCCCACGGCTCGGCGACGACGATGTCGTCTTGCTCGATCCAGGTGCGGTATTTCATGCGCCCGGGGATGCGGCCGAGCCGTTCCTTGCCGTCTTCACACCGCAGTTGGACGTGATTGCCACCGAGGTGTTCGGTTACGACGGCGAATACTTCGTCGCTGTTGGGCATACGGAGGTTCCGTCGCCCGGAGTCTTCTGTCACAGTTTAACTACGTGCGGCAGCCCTTTAAACGCTTGGAGAGTCGTGGTAGCTCTCCCCACGATACTGTTCATCTATTTATCTGTCACGGGAAAATGGCTGACGGGCGTTTGACATTTACGGGAGGTTCGGTGGGGGCACCGCTACAGTTCTCGGTCCGAGTCGGGGTTCTCGAGGTCCCACAGCACTTCCGGGAGGAACGCTTCGAGGTTGTCGATGACCGACCGCTCGCTGACGTTCAGTCCCTCGCAGTGGTCGTGGGCCGAGTCCCGAATGTCGACGTGGAGGTCGCCGTCCTCGAGGTGGACGGCAAGCGGAAAGACCGAACACCGGGTGGGTTTCCAGTCCTCCTCGAGATGGAGCGTACAGAGGCCGTCCTCGCGCAGGAAGGCGCAGGCGTGGCCGTCCTCGGCGACGTGGTCGTCGCGGTCCTTGTTCTCGCGAGTGACGAACTTCTCGCCGCGGAAGTCGGTCGTCGTCTCCGAGAGGTTCGCCCGCTGGGCCAACTCGAGGAGGTCCCGATCGTACAGCAACACGCCGTGGTGACAACACCACGTGCAGTCGTCGACGCACTCGAAGGTGAGGTCGGGGTCGAACTCGACGACGACCTCGCGGCCGGGGTAGACCTCGACGCGTCGGGTGTCGGCGCTCACGTGTCGTCGGTGGGCGGTCGCCGTGAAGTGCCTTTCTACCCGTCTCCTCGGTCGAGTTCACACAGCAGCCCGTGGCGATCACCGCGATCCTGAAAGCCCCTGGCGCTCTCGAGTCGTCTCGCTCGCTGTGCGCTTCCCGCCGTTCGCTCCGCTCACGGCGGTCCAGTGCTTGCGTCGCGGGACATCCCCGAGAGCCCCAGCCCCTTTCATTCCCGCCCGGCGGTGGGACGCGAGGGGAGCAGAAACCGGGTTGCAGTGCGGTGGGGTCTCGTCACGATCGAAGTCCCTACGGGCGAGCGGGTTCCTCGAGCGGCAGGGTCTCGCGCTCGCTCGAGTTCACGACGGTATTCCGGAGCGTGCCGACGCCCTCGTAGGTGATCTCGACGGTGTCGCCGGGGTCGACGAGGCCGGGATTGGCCGGGCTGCCGAACGAGACCACGTCGCCGGGCCGGAAGGTGACCCGTTGGGAGAGATACGCGATGATCTCGTCGGGATCGAACAGCATCAGTTCGGTGTTGGCCTCCTGGCGGCGCTCGCCGGCCACGTCGGTGTACATGTCGATCCCGGTCGGGTCGACGGCGGTTTCGATCCACGGGCCCAGCGGGCCAGAGGCGTCGAAGGCCTTCCTGGGTGTGCGCCCACCCTGATCGAGCGCGTCCACATCGTTCATGATCGTGTAGCCCCGGACGACTTCGGGGACCTCGTCCTCGGAGAGGTTCCGGCAGGGTTCGTCGATGACGGCCGCGAGTTCGCCGGCGTAGGTCACCTCGTCGCTGAACGACGGATAGGGAACCGGATCCCGGTGGCCGACCAGCGATGCCGGCGGCTTGATGAAGAAGTCCGGTTCCTCGGGGCGTTCGTACTCCATCTGATCGATGGTCGCCGCGAAGTTTCGGCCGATACAGTACAGCGCCGAGGGCTCGCAGGGCGGCAGGAAGTCGGCGTCGGTCCCCACCTCGTAGACCCCGTCGTCGGCGTGAACGACGCCGTCCTCGTACCGTCCCGATACCGGTCCGTCGTCGGTCGCGATCCGCGCGAGTTTCATTACCGGCGGTGTCGGTTCCTGCCGATTAGTCGTACCGGTTCCATTGCGGATCGGGTCGGGTCGATCGACTCGGCGAGGCCCGACGGGTCGGCGCTCCCGGGCCGGGAACTGCGGACTCGAGCGCAGTTCCCGGCCGAGAATCCACCGCCAGCGAGTTCCCGCGACTGCCGGGCAGATGCAGGGCCAGTCTATACCCTTCCGCCCGGCGGAGGGAGACTTGCATGTCCGCACACTTCACCGACGACGACGAGGGGAAACGGGTCGTCAATGCCAACGGCGACGAGATCGGGATCGTCCAGTCCGTCAGCGGCGGGACCGCCCACATCGACCCGGATCCGGGAATGACCGACACGATCAAATCGAAACTCGGTTGGGGCGACCGCGACGAGGATACCTACCCGCTCGACGACGACCACGTCGAGTCGATTTCCGACGACGAGGTCCGCCTGCAGCGCCTCTGAGCGGTCCTCTTCCGGTCACGGCGAGACGAACGGACTCCCGAACGATCGCTTTTTTATAGGGACGACCGCCAGCGACGTATCGGGACAGCGGCCAGCGCCGCTCGAGCGGTGACGGATCGCGACGCAGACGGGTCAGTCCTCGAGCAGCAGGTAGGTCCGACCGCCGCGGTGTTCGAGCGAGACGGCGTCGGTATCGACGTTCGTCCGGACGAATGCCTCGAGCCCCGCCGCGTGGAGGTCGGTGACGTCGATGCGGCGTCGCTGTCGTCCGGCCGGCTCCGCGGCCGCAGTGACGGCGGCATCGTCGTCCTCGCTGCACTCGGCTCGGTCGTCGGTCCGCTCGACTGTCAGTTGCATACCTGAGCGTGTCATAGAAAGCGTCACGTACGAAGCAGCAGGGTGCGGAAAGTGTGTCCAGCACAACCGCGACCCTGCAAGACGTTGCTTCGGTCGATGAGTTTTTGAATGCAGCGGCTACGGAAACAGTTCCGCTGTTTGAGTATCTTGAGTTCGAGTTTCTACTGGAGTACGACGTGTTCGCCCCCGCTCGCCGGGGGCGAACACGAGTTCACCAGCCACCTGATCTCTTTCGCGCCTTTCTCCATTGCTACTACAAGAACATCTACGGAACACGCCCAGTCACGCGAGAACTCCAGCACGGCCTTGTCTGGTACTACTGCGGACTCGACAAACCGCCATCGAGAGACACCATTGACCGGTTTCTCACTGATCTCGAACACATTATCAACGATGTCTTCGACAGGCTCGTCGAGCAGGCCGCCGTCCGCGGCCTGCTCGACTCGACGTACTCTATCGATTCGACGCACATCGAGGCGATCCAGTACAACGACGCTGCCTCATGGAACTACGATCCAACAGCCGAAGAGTACTACTACGGCTTCGGCTGTACGATCGTTTCAACCGGTGCAAAGATCCCGATAGCAGCGGAGTTCACACAGGCCAAACAAGCAGACCAAGAGACGGCGATGCGCGTCACGGGTGACGCGCTCGCCGTCGATACACCGATCTGGATGCTTGGAGACAGCGCCTACGACATCCTCGATTGGCACGACTACCTGCTGACCGCAGGAGTCGTGCCAATCGCTCCGTACAACCCGCGAAACACTGACGACCCGAAAGACATCGAGTACAGGGTCGAAGACCGCATTGAGGAACACAGCGAGGACGTTCAGCTGAAACGATCCATCTTGGACGAGACGTTCAACAACCGGACAGGAATCGAACGAACCAACGACGCAGTCAAGGACTGCGGCCTCGGGCACGTCCGCGCCCGAGGCCGCGTCCACGCACGAACAGAAGTGTTCGTTGCGCTATGTCTTCGGATCGTCATTGCAATCACCAACTACGAGCGAGGACACGATCCAGGACGTGAGATGCTCAAGCTATGAGTTGGATTCTATGACACGCTCTACCTTCCAGTTGGACCGACTGTCTATCAAACCGATCCGTGCGGAGTGAAAGTGAAAGTGCGGGACGGAGCGACGCTCGAGGCTGAGAACCACGTCTCGGTTCGAAACAGTCGGTGGTTCGTCGCGCCGTGTTATCCCAGCGTCTTGATCTCGACTTGCTGTGGTCCCTCGTGGGTCTCGAGGGTGACCGTCTCGACGATTTCCTCGCGAGCGCGGTCTCGCCACGTCTCGACCGATTCGGCGTGACGCTTGCGGAGCCGTTCGGCTTCATCGGAATCGGGATCGGCGTCCGCGTCGGCCAGTGCCGCCTCAAGGTCGGGGTAGTCGGCGACGACGTCGTCGCCGATGACGGCGGCCGGTGAGAGATGTACCGCGCCGGTCAGTTCGGTGTCATCGCGGCGGTAGACGTGGATCCGGGCCCGCATCCGGCCGTGAAACGGCGGCGTGACTCGGAGAACGGCGTCACCGGGGTTCTCCCGGCCGTAGACGTAGGCATCGACGGCGTCTTCCGGCGACAGCGCGATCGACCGGATGGCCCTCGGGTCGTCCTCGCCCGGTTGGTCGTCGGTCCCTGACGGATCGTCCATCGGCCGACGGTTGGGCTCGAGACGGGTTAACTGTCGGGTTCGAACCGCCGCGGTGTGGCGAACCGACGTCGCGGGTTCGCGCTCGGAACCCGACCGAAGATTGTTGTAATTAGAGTTACATTCGCCTGCATGGACTGGGCCCTCCGAATCCGGAAGGACGTTCCGCCCTGGCTGTTCAAACTCGTCTTGATCGTCGCGATCGTGCTGATCGCGGGCCTGCAGTACGTCGGCGTTCTGTAGCCGTCGCCGACCCGTCGATGACCGTCGCTCGAGGGGTCACTCGAGCGGGGGCCGAAAGACCGCGGCACGGCCGTCGGTGGAGACGCCGTAGGTGGCGTCGGTGACCGAGTCCGGGGCGTCCGCGTCGCGGTCGGCGTAGTGGGCCCGAAGCGATGCCCGAACGGCGTCTCGAACGCAGGCACGGGTCGCGGCACCGACCTCGGTCCCGCTGCCGGAGAACTCGGCCGGCCGGCCCTCGGGATCGTGGCCGACGACGATCGCGTCGGTCGTGGTCCCCGGAAACCCGGTTTCGGCCAGCAACGTCGCGGCCTTGGCCTCCGCGGCGACGGCGATCAGGTTCTCGAGCGCGCCCGGCGCGAGCGCCCGCGTCGTGCCGACGACGACGTTGACCGTCCCCGGACCCTGCCCGCGGGCCGACTCGTCGGGTGCGATGGGGTCTGCATCGCCCCCGTCGGTTCGGTCCGCCGCCTCGCGTGACTGCTCGATCGGTAACGCGGCCGGGTTCGAGATCCCAGCGGTCGCGTAGACCGTGACCGGCCCGCGGCACGCGCCGCGCGCGTCGGCGATATCGACGCCGGTCAGCAGGGCCGGCCCGCGGGGCGTTTCTCCCGAGGGGGCGAACCCCGCTCGCTCGAGGCGTTCCCCGACGTAGGCGGCCAGATCCGTCCGTTCCCAGCCCTCGGGTACCGAGATGTTGTAGGCGTGATCGGCCGTTTGACGCCCGCCGTTCGGCCCGGTCGAGAGCCACTCGGTGGCCGGCCGCTCCACGCGGAGGACGCCGTCGCGTCGGATCGCGCCGTAGGCCGGGTCGGGGTCGGACATTGTCAGTCGTCGCCGCCCTCGTCGGCGTCGCGAACGCCCAGGGCGGAGAGCAGTTGGTCGTTCGCCGCGCGGTCCTTGACGGCGACGCGGACGTGTGAATCCAGCCCACGGAACGTCGTCGCGTCCCGGACGGCGACACCGGCGGCCCGCGCGTCGGCGATCACCGTCGCCACGTCGCGGTCGCCGACGTCACACAGCAGGTACGGGGCCTCTGAGGGGTGGACGTCGAACCGTTCCCCGAGGGCCTCGCGAAGCCGGTCACGCTCGTCCGCGACCCGCTCGCGCGTGTCTCGGACGAAGCCGTCCTGTCGAAGGCAATGCGTCCCGACGCGAGCCGCCGGCGTGCCGAGCGACCACGATCGGCGAGCGGTCTCGAGCGCGTCGCGTCGGTCCCCGCTCGCCACGGCGAAGCCGGCCCGTAGACCCGGCAGGCCGAAGAGCTTGGTGAGCGAGCGGGCGACGACGACGTTCTCGCGGTCGAGCCGACCCATCGACGGCCGGTCGGTGAAGCCGAGGAAGGCCTCGTCGACAAGCAGGGTCGTGTCAGTCTCGGCACAGCGGGCTGCGAACGACTCGAGCGCGGCCGGGTCGACGGCGTCGCCGGTCGGGTTGTTCGGCGTACAGACGACCGCCAGCGCACACGGCTCGAGGGTGGTCGGTCCGAGGTCGAGCAGGTCGTCGTAGCGGACGAACCGCGGGGCCGCGCCCTGTAGCCGGACCTCCCGGGCGTACTCGCCGAAGCTCGGGTACGGCACCAGCGCCTCGTCGCCCGGCTCGAGGACGGTTTCCATGGCCAGCCGGATCGCGGCGAGCCCGCCCGGGGTCGGGAACACCCGCTCGGGCTCGCAGCCGACGAACTCGCCTGCAGCGGCCCGAAAGTCGGGATAGTCGTCGTCGGGATAGCGTCTGGAGTCCTCGAGCGCGGCCGTGTAGACGTCCGCGACCCCATCGGGAGTCCGCGGGTTGGTGTTGGCCGAGAAGTCGAGCAGGTCCCGGTCGGTCTCACCGCCGTGGGGGACCCGTTCCCCGCGTCGGATCGCGTCAGAGTCCACGGGGCTCCTCCGTTGTCGGACTCTCTTCACCCGACCCGTCGATGCCGAGCCGGGTACAGACCGCCTCGAGCCGGTCCCTGACCGCAGCCATCTCATCGTCGGGGACCAGCGAGAGCGCGCCACCCATGGCGACGCCCTCCTTGGCCTCGCCGGCGCAGTAGCGTTCCATCGCGACGTGGTCGCGTCCGTCGAAGCCGGGGTCCGTGATGGTGAGGTCGGTGTCAACCCGATCGCAGGCCGCCTCGAGTCGGTCACCCTGCTCGTCGGCCACGAACGACGTGGTCGCGATCGATAGCGGGGCGTCGATCCCGGCGTGACGCAGGACGGCGGCGACGGCGATCATCTGCGTGCCGCCGGCCAGCGTCACCTCGGTGCCGGCCTCGAGCGCGCCGGCGGCGATCCCGGCCACCGTCGGCTGGACGGGGTCCCCGACTGCTTCGATCGCCTCGAGCGGGCGGCCCTCGCAGTCGCCGGGCTCGAAGTCGCTCGCGGCCAGCGCCTCGTCGACGACGCGGCGTTTGCGCTCGATGGGGTTCTCCGGCAGCGACGAGGAGACGGCGGTCGGCTCGCCGAGCGCGGTGAGGACGCCGAGCGCGGTCGTCGTCCCGCCGGGGACCGTCTCGCCGATCAGCAGTTCGTCGTCGGGGAGGCTCGCGCCGTAGTCGTAGGCGTGGTCGAAGACCGCGTCCGCCGCCGGCACGGCGACGGCCTCACGTACGTCGGTTCCGGGTTCGACGCCCAGATCGACCGTCGGCGCGGCCGTCGACTGGGTGAGCCCCGCGTCGACGACCGCGACGTCGAAGTCGACGACCTCGCGAACGGCGCGGGTCACGGCCGCGGGCGTCGGACAGCCGTTCGGGCTCACCGGCGTCACCGGCGACATGACGGGTTCCCCATACGCGAGGATCTCGACGTCCGCAGAGGGGGTGTGTTCCATCAGCTCCGGGGCGGCCCCGGCGGCGCTGATGCCGTCGATCAGGGCCGTCTCGGTCGTTCCGGCGGGGAGGACGACGCGCATCGTCAGCGCCCCTCCCCGTCTCGGGTCCGCAGCCGGCCGGCCGCGAGCCGTGCGTCTTCGCGTCGGTTCACGTTCACCGCGAGTCGTGGATCGTAGTGGATGTCGGTCATGGATGGTGAATCGTCGGTCGCGCCGACCACGTTGACCCCGGTCGGCGCGAGGTGGTCGTCGGGTTCGAGCCGCGAGTCGATGCTGACGCCCAGCCGGCGCTTGAGCGCCGCGGGGACGCAGACGGTCCGCGAACCGGGGTCGTCGCCGTGGGCCGCGAGGACCCGATCGAGGACCGGGGGCTCGAGCAGCGGCAGATCGGCGGCGACGGTCAGGATCGGGGGAACGAGTTCGGGTCGCTCGAAGATGGCCATCAGGTCGGCCACGTAGCCGTCGCCGGCCGTCTCGATCGTCCGGATACCATCGCGGTTCTCGAGATGCGCCCGCGTTTCGGGTGCGTTCGGCGAAACGGCGGCGTAGACGGTCCCGATCCGGCTCCCGCTAAGCGCGGACAGGACACGGTCGATCATGGGGGTCCCGGCGATCGGGTGCAGGGGCTTTTCGTGGGGACTCTCGAGGCGGGTCCCCTTCCCGCCGCACATCACGACAGCGTCCACGCGATCACCCCCAGGTGGACGCCGGCGACGCGGCCGATCTCGTTGGCCGCGCCGAAGATGTCGCCGTTGATCCCGCCGAGGTAGCGGTCGGCCCAGTACCACGGGAGCGCGAGGCCGGCGACGGCACCGGCCAGCGCGACCCCGACGGGGAGTGGCCGGGCGAGCGCAGTACCGACGCCGGCGACCGCGGCGACGGCGATCGCGAGAGGCGGCAGGAACGAACCCGGCGCGGCCGCGTCGGTGAATTCCTTGCCCATCCCGTCGTAGGCCGCGCGACCGAAACAGGCCATCGCGGCCATTCCGAGTTTCGTGCCGACCTCGGCACCGATCGCGACGCCGACCGCCGCGCGGACCGACAGCCCGGCCAGCCCGAAGCCACCGAGCGAAAGCGCGACGATTGCGATCGCGACCGCGAGCAGCGCGCCGACGCCGGTCGTGGTGTCTTTCAGGACCTCGCGGCGGCGCTCGGCGTCGCCGTGGACGACCAGCGCGTCGCCCAGGTCGGCGATCCCGTCGAGGTGGTGGATCCCCGTCACGGCGTAGACCGAGAGCAGGTAGCCCAGCGCGACGGTCGGTGCCGCGAGGGTCCCGACGGCCAGCAGCGGCAGCGCCGCGAGCGTGCCGGCCACGAAGCCGACGACCGGGAACGCCGCCGGCGTCGTCCGGAAGGCCGTCCAGTCGCCGTCGCGGTAGCCGACCGGCAACCGGGTCAGAAAGCCCAGCCCGCCGCGGAGGGCACCGATCCAGCGGTCGATCAGGCCCATCCGATCACCTCCGGTGGGGCGGGGTCGACGATCGTCGGTACTGCGCTCACCGGCTCGAGTCCGGGAACGAACGGCGTCGCGACGGTCGCGATGATAGCCGCCAGCGCGACCGCGACGACGATCGAGACGACGGCCGCGCGGCCGACGACGGTGACGGCCCGCTGGCCATCGGCCAGTGTCGGCAGGTCGGCGTCGGGGTTGAGTGCATAGACGCCGACCTTCTCGAGGCGAACGCCGAGCGCACAGGCTAGCGTCGCCATCGGCCAGCCGGAGTTGGGCGACGGCGGAGTTTGCGCCCACGCTCGAGCGCGGCCGAGCGCGAGCGGGTCGAGCGCGGCGACGGCGATCGAGACGGCCGCGAGGCGCGCTGGAAGGAACATGACGAGATCGTCCAGTCGGGCGCTCGCGGTGCCGATCGGCTTCGAGGGATAGCCGAGCATCGAGTCGAGAGTGTTGACGCCTTTGACCCACGCGGCGGCCGCCGCGGCGGCCGGCAGCGAGACCGGCGCGAGGACGGCGAAGGGGACCAGCGTCGCGACCAGCCCGTCGGCGAGGTTCTCGGCTGCACTCTCGACGGCCGCGCTACGAAGCCCCGCCGGCGAGAGGGTGGACGTGTCCCGGCCCACCAGCCCGCGGACCCGCTCGCGGGCTCGATCAGGGTCCCCGTCGGTCGCCGCCACCACGTCCTGGGTCAGCTCGAGCAGCGAGCGCAGGCTGGTCGTCAGAAAGAGGACGAGCGCGGCGGCGACGGGACTGGCCATCGGTTGTAACGGCGTCACCGCGAGGACGAGGCCGCCGGCGACGGCGGCGGGGACCAGCGGTGTGAGGACGGCGACGGCGACGCCGACCAGCCGCTGCCCGCGGTCGCCGTCGGCCCAGTTCCGGTCCGTGGCGTCGACGAGCCGGCCGAACCAGGCCACCGGGTGGACGGCCGTCGGCGGCTCCCCGATCAGCAGGTCGAGGCTGAACGCCAGCCCGAGGACCGCAAGCGTCGTCAGCACACCGGCGTCGCCTCCATGCTAGTCGGAGCGGGGCAGCGTTCAGTCATTACTACTGTGTTCGTCGGCCGACACCGTGGCCAGCCGGTCGGGAACGTCCGCGAGCGACACCTCCTCGAGGAGCAACGCCGTGCCGCCGACGGCCTCGACCCCGCCGTCGGTGCCGGGGTCGTCGCCGACGTGGACGAGGTCGGCGGGCGCGACGCCAAGTTCATCGGCGGTCAACTCGAAGATCTCGGGGGCTGGCTTGCGCCAGCCACAGCCCACGCTCGAGACGATGGCGTCGAAGTCGTCGCGGTCGAACGCCGAGCGGACGAGCGTGCGACCGACGAGTTCCGGGACGCTGCAGTTCG contains the following coding sequences:
- a CDS encoding phytoene desaturase family protein, translating into MQSLAGESVVVIGSGIGGLSTACYLADAGADVRVIEKNEQLGGRASRLEKDGFRFDMGPSWYLMPDVFERFFAEFGRTPSDYYDLEHLDPHYRIFFKDGDRVDVTPDLERTKAVFEEYEQGAGEALERYLEKSKENYEVGMEHFVYEDRPRLRDYLDLDVARQARGLSLLGSMQGHVEGYFDHPKLQQIMQYTLVFLGGSPTNTPALYNLMSHVDFNLGVWYPEGGIGAVVDGVTDLGRELGVEYETGRPATEIKGRTGGFEVETASGPIPADLVVSNADYAHTEQELLTPERRGYDADYWEDRTYAPSAFLLYLGVEGEVDELAHHTLVLPTDWQDHFDQIFEDPQWPDDPAYYLCVPSETDDTVAPEGHSTLFALVPIAPGLEDTPEIRDEYRDRVLDDIAANTGTDLRDRIVLEERFTVSDFASRYNSHDGTALGMAHTLRQTALFRPPHRSKEVDGLYFVGGDTTPGIGMPMCLISGELTADAVLDDHGTAHTP
- a CDS encoding SDR family NAD(P)-dependent oxidoreductase, which translates into the protein MDGTTAVVTGGTRGIGRAVAEAFATEGATVVIGARDADDVAATIDDLERAGGTADGHRTDVRDEYDVERLTETAARAGSEGGIDVVVPAAGVYHGEPGQTPMDDESYSAFDDHWRTNGRGAYATIRESLPHLNDGARALVPTGAVARDGDAGYGSYAISKATAEAVARGFAADTEYVVGCLDPGTVATDLSGGTGRDPESVAPMFVWAATEAEPETIDGEIVGLREWKGATR
- a CDS encoding translation initiation factor eIF-1A, translated to MTEDSGRRNLRMPNSDEVFAVVTEHLGGNHVQLRCEDGKERLGRIPGRMKYRTWIEQDDIVVAEPWDWQDEKATIEWRYTGQDADQLRREGHID
- a CDS encoding YkgJ family cysteine cluster protein; the encoded protein is MSADTRRVEVYPGREVVVEFDPDLTFECVDDCTWCCHHGVLLYDRDLLELAQRANLSETTTDFRGEKFVTRENKDRDDHVAEDGHACAFLREDGLCTLHLEEDWKPTRCSVFPLAVHLEDGDLHVDIRDSAHDHCEGLNVSERSVIDNLEAFLPEVLWDLENPDSDREL
- a CDS encoding fumarylacetoacetate hydrolase family protein, producing the protein MKLARIATDDGPVSGRYEDGVVHADDGVYEVGTDADFLPPCEPSALYCIGRNFAATIDQMEYERPEEPDFFIKPPASLVGHRDPVPYPSFSDEVTYAGELAAVIDEPCRNLSEDEVPEVVRGYTIMNDVDALDQGGRTPRKAFDASGPLGPWIETAVDPTGIDMYTDVAGERRQEANTELMLFDPDEIIAYLSQRVTFRPGDVVSFGSPANPGLVDPGDTVEITYEGVGTLRNTVVNSSERETLPLEEPARP
- a CDS encoding IS5-like element ISNpe2 family transposase, which translates into the protein MSSTTATLQDVASVDEFLNAAATETVPLFEYLEFEFLLEYDVFAPARRGRTRVHQPPDLFRAFLHCYYKNIYGTRPVTRELQHGLVWYYCGLDKPPSRDTIDRFLTDLEHIINDVFDRLVEQAAVRGLLDSTYSIDSTHIEAIQYNDAASWNYDPTAEEYYYGFGCTIVSTGAKIPIAAEFTQAKQADQETAMRVTGDALAVDTPIWMLGDSAYDILDWHDYLLTAGVVPIAPYNPRNTDDPKDIEYRVEDRIEEHSEDVQLKRSILDETFNNRTGIERTNDAVKDCGLGHVRARGRVHARTEVFVALCLRIVIAITNYERGHDPGREMLKL
- a CDS encoding adenosylcobinamide amidohydrolase produces the protein MSDPDPAYGAIRRDGVLRVERPATEWLSTGPNGGRQTADHAYNISVPEGWERTDLAAYVGERLERAGFAPSGETPRGPALLTGVDIADARGACRGPVTVYATAGISNPAALPIEQSREAADRTDGGDADPIAPDESARGQGPGTVNVVVGTTRALAPGALENLIAVAAEAKAATLLAETGFPGTTTDAIVVGHDPEGRPAEFSGSGTEVGAATRACVRDAVRASLRAHYADRDADAPDSVTDATYGVSTDGRAAVFRPPLE
- a CDS encoding pyridoxal phosphate-dependent aminotransferase; amino-acid sequence: MDSDAIRRGERVPHGGETDRDLLDFSANTNPRTPDGVADVYTAALEDSRRYPDDDYPDFRAAAGEFVGCEPERVFPTPGGLAAIRLAMETVLEPGDEALVPYPSFGEYAREVRLQGAAPRFVRYDDLLDLGPTTLEPCALAVVCTPNNPTGDAVDPAALESFAARCAETDTTLLVDEAFLGFTDRPSMGRLDRENVVVARSLTKLFGLPGLRAGFAVASGDRRDALETARRSWSLGTPAARVGTHCLRQDGFVRDTRERVADERDRLREALGERFDVHPSEAPYLLCDVGDRDVATVIADARAAGVAVRDATTFRGLDSHVRVAVKDRAANDQLLSALGVRDADEGGDD
- the cobT gene encoding nicotinate mononucleotide-dependent phosphoribosyltransferase CobT, which produces MRVVLPAGTTETALIDGISAAGAAPELMEHTPSADVEILAYGEPVMSPVTPVSPNGCPTPAAVTRAVREVVDFDVAVVDAGLTQSTAAPTVDLGVEPGTDVREAVAVPAADAVFDHAYDYGASLPDDELLIGETVPGGTTTALGVLTALGEPTAVSSSLPENPIERKRRVVDEALAASDFEPGDCEGRPLEAIEAVGDPVQPTVAGIAAGALEAGTEVTLAGGTQMIAVAAVLRHAGIDAPLSIATTSFVADEQGDRLEAACDRVDTDLTITDPGFDGRDHVAMERYCAGEAKEGVAMGGALSLVPDDEMAAVRDRLEAVCTRLGIDGSGEESPTTEEPRGL
- a CDS encoding GTP--adenosylcobinamide-phosphate guanylyl transferase translates to MCGGKGTRLESPHEKPLHPIAGTPMIDRVLSALSGSRIGTVYAAVSPNAPETRAHLENRDGIRTIETAGDGYVADLMAIFERPELVPPILTVAADLPLLEPPVLDRVLAAHGDDPGSRTVCVPAALKRRLGVSIDSRLEPDDHLAPTGVNVVGATDDSPSMTDIHYDPRLAVNVNRREDARLAAGRLRTRDGEGR